The Cyclobacteriaceae bacterium genome includes a region encoding these proteins:
- a CDS encoding SusC/RagA family TonB-linked outer membrane protein, with amino-acid sequence MKKIVLMYFLFVLATTAWAQDRIVTGKVSSSEDGSTLPGVNVVLKGTTNGTVTDSDGNYKLSVPSAGGSLVFSFIGLATQEVVIGERNVIDIGLSMDVKQLSEIVVTGTGVATDRRKLAIAVESVTADKLPSTPNASIDQALVGKIAGAQINSVSGSPGAAVSIQLRGINTLSGGSSPLIMMDGIQVGSTNLSQLDLSNVERIEVVQGAAAATIYGAQGANGVIQIFTKKGKAGSMKIDFSARVSSDELLNNGDLHQPIHHSFQTNASGNIVDNLGAELVQIQAGIWPKVTWENGPTAKNDKNYQNNTKYYDHVKQLFSSAKTTNFNLSLSGGKEKSDYAITISKLQQESIVQGQLDRLNFSTNVGFEVAKNLTIRSVNQVVYSDNTTNPFSSGGAFISAGMYTWPFADFSQKDADGNTVYKFGGAGTNSSNPLYAKQFQTFSNKTLDVIQNINVHYAINKIFELDYKAGVNYQESGFSRNTQNQTQTSSYLFNSSYYTTTPVGQFAKAHTTQYNLNSLISGTAKVDFERDLKVNFPIVSTTLVSFDWRKSQFNRNYEIYTGLPVYLPYDQVLGSQASSNFATEYEDKYITFGYLVNQHFDYKDVAGISGGFRTDYASTFGGADSKPFTFPRGDAYVNLAKMGFWNSLSATLPEFKLRAAYGEAGIQPVAYTNDLATTGALVGPMPNHFKRNTLLDVGNAGGTYFGVASIAGNPNMQVERTKEFEYGLDLGFAPVKSGPWLNFVNANLSIWTRSSIGVVWPRSVAASTGASAIWDNHVGLKSDGVQLSLTADIYTGANFNWDLTTNFGHTWTVVESTSDGKEIPLTYGSAATYTLRPGQAVGTVYGYKALTDINQKDAAGNFYLTGTTTAPTAANYTLVDGRVVEIATKAVKFTGDKYSLGNTTPQFNMTFVNSFTFKDYLSFSFQIDWVAGAKVYNQTKEWMYSEGLHKDYDKPVTIAGETGAFTAYYKSFYDAAESNGTKDYFLEDASYARLRNLSIGFDFARFFKMQKIQKLQLVLSGRNLATITNYSGFDPEANQNTASGGSQSATPQNAIQRGLDFWSFPNFRSYQVGLNLSF; translated from the coding sequence ATGAAGAAGATTGTACTAATGTACTTCTTGTTCGTGCTTGCGACCACCGCCTGGGCGCAAGACCGAATTGTCACAGGTAAGGTTTCCTCTTCGGAAGATGGAAGCACTTTACCTGGTGTGAATGTGGTTCTAAAAGGAACTACGAATGGAACTGTTACGGATTCAGATGGTAACTATAAGCTATCTGTACCATCGGCAGGAGGCAGTCTAGTATTCTCTTTCATTGGTCTTGCAACTCAGGAAGTTGTGATCGGCGAAAGGAATGTTATTGACATCGGCCTTTCTATGGATGTTAAGCAGTTATCTGAGATCGTTGTTACCGGTACAGGTGTTGCGACGGACAGAAGAAAGCTTGCGATTGCGGTTGAGTCAGTAACAGCTGACAAGCTTCCATCAACACCGAATGCGTCTATTGACCAGGCGTTGGTTGGAAAGATTGCAGGTGCCCAGATCAATTCCGTTTCAGGAAGTCCAGGTGCTGCAGTAAGTATTCAGTTGAGAGGTATTAATACTCTTTCCGGTGGTTCCAGCCCTCTTATTATGATGGACGGAATCCAGGTAGGTTCTACGAATTTAAGTCAACTGGATCTTAGCAACGTTGAGCGTATTGAAGTTGTACAGGGCGCTGCCGCTGCAACCATTTACGGAGCTCAGGGAGCTAACGGTGTTATCCAGATCTTTACGAAGAAAGGAAAAGCCGGCTCTATGAAAATTGATTTTTCAGCTCGTGTCAGCTCAGATGAATTGTTGAACAATGGAGATCTTCATCAGCCAATCCATCACTCTTTCCAGACAAATGCTTCTGGTAATATTGTTGATAATCTTGGTGCGGAACTTGTACAAATTCAGGCAGGTATCTGGCCAAAAGTTACATGGGAAAATGGTCCTACAGCAAAGAATGACAAGAACTATCAGAATAATACAAAGTATTACGATCACGTAAAGCAATTATTCAGTTCTGCGAAAACAACCAACTTTAATCTTTCACTTTCAGGTGGAAAAGAAAAGTCGGATTACGCTATCACCATTTCAAAGCTTCAGCAGGAATCTATTGTTCAGGGTCAATTGGATCGTTTGAACTTTTCTACCAACGTAGGATTTGAAGTTGCCAAGAACTTAACGATCCGTTCAGTGAATCAGGTCGTTTATTCTGACAACACAACGAATCCATTCTCCAGCGGTGGTGCTTTCATTTCTGCCGGTATGTACACATGGCCATTTGCTGACTTTAGCCAAAAGGATGCCGACGGTAATACAGTTTATAAATTCGGAGGAGCAGGAACGAACAGTTCTAATCCGCTATATGCAAAGCAATTCCAGACGTTCTCAAACAAGACTTTGGATGTAATTCAGAATATCAACGTGCACTATGCAATCAACAAGATATTTGAATTGGATTACAAGGCTGGAGTTAACTATCAGGAAAGTGGTTTCTCAAGAAACACACAAAACCAGACTCAGACCAGCAGCTACCTGTTCAACTCTTCTTATTATACTACCACACCGGTTGGTCAGTTTGCGAAAGCTCACACTACTCAATATAACCTGAATTCATTGATCTCAGGAACTGCTAAGGTGGACTTTGAAAGAGATTTGAAGGTGAATTTCCCGATCGTATCAACAACATTGGTTTCATTTGACTGGCGTAAATCACAGTTCAACAGAAACTATGAGATCTACACAGGTCTACCTGTTTATTTGCCATATGATCAGGTTTTGGGTAGCCAGGCTTCTTCAAACTTTGCAACTGAATATGAAGACAAGTATATCACATTCGGTTATTTGGTGAATCAGCACTTTGACTACAAAGACGTTGCCGGTATTTCCGGAGGTTTCCGTACAGATTACGCATCTACTTTTGGTGGAGCTGATTCAAAGCCATTCACGTTCCCACGTGGAGATGCTTATGTAAATCTTGCCAAGATGGGCTTCTGGAATTCACTTTCAGCAACCCTTCCTGAGTTTAAGTTGAGAGCAGCATACGGAGAAGCTGGTATTCAGCCGGTAGCTTATACAAATGACCTGGCAACTACAGGTGCATTGGTAGGACCGATGCCGAATCACTTTAAACGTAACACATTGCTTGATGTTGGTAACGCAGGTGGTACATACTTCGGTGTGGCTTCCATCGCTGGAAATCCTAACATGCAGGTGGAAAGAACAAAAGAGTTTGAATACGGTCTTGATCTTGGATTCGCACCTGTAAAGAGCGGCCCATGGTTGAACTTTGTTAACGCTAACCTTAGCATCTGGACCCGTAGCAGTATCGGTGTGGTATGGCCAAGATCCGTAGCAGCTTCTACAGGAGCAAGCGCGATCTGGGATAACCACGTTGGCTTGAAATCAGATGGTGTTCAGCTTTCTTTGACAGCGGACATCTACACTGGAGCTAACTTCAACTGGGATTTAACTACCAACTTTGGTCACACATGGACAGTAGTAGAAAGCACTTCTGATGGTAAGGAAATACCTCTTACTTACGGAAGCGCTGCAACCTATACTTTGAGACCTGGTCAGGCAGTTGGAACGGTTTATGGATACAAGGCGCTTACTGATATCAATCAGAAAGATGCTGCTGGTAACTTCTATTTAACAGGAACTACTACAGCACCGACCGCTGCCAACTATACACTGGTAGACGGAAGAGTTGTTGAAATTGCTACCAAGGCTGTTAAGTTCACCGGTGACAAATACTCACTAGGTAACACAACACCTCAGTTCAACATGACTTTCGTGAACTCATTTACATTCAAGGATTACCTTTCATTCTCTTTCCAGATTGACTGGGTAGCAGGAGCAAAGGTTTATAACCAAACCAAAGAGTGGATGTATTCTGAAGGTCTTCACAAGGATTACGACAAGCCTGTTACTATCGCTGGTGAAACCGGTGCATTTACAGCTTATTATAAGAGCTTCTATGATGCTGCAGAAAGTAATGGAACTAAGGATTACTTCCTTGAAGATGCTTCTTATGCTCGTTTGAGAAACTTGTCAATCGGATTTGACTTTGCGAGATTCTTCAAGATGCAAAAGATCCAAAAGCTACAGTTAGTTCTTTCAGGACGTAACCTGGCTACGATCACCAACTACTCTGGATTCGATCCTGAAGCTAATCAGAACACAGCTTCTGGTGGATCACAGTCTGCAACCCCTCAGAATGCAATTCAGAGAGGTTTGGACTTCTGGTCTTTCCCTAACTTCAGATCTTATCAGGTTGGTTTGAATCTATCTTTCTAA
- a CDS encoding peptidase — protein sequence MNTLGRADRVDLPGLKLEDIQAKIDTGAYTSSLHCLRAEVVDGKLEFVLLDEEHPEFTGMKFVFKKFDQREIKNSFGEAELRYVIKTKVKIFDSVIRAEFSLSNRGNLKFPVLLGRKILRHRFIIDVTKKDLSFNYKQAISQGPSQKEEL from the coding sequence ATGAATACCCTCGGGCGCGCAGACAGGGTCGATTTACCCGGTCTTAAGCTGGAAGACATACAGGCAAAAATTGATACCGGAGCTTATACCTCAAGTCTTCACTGCTTACGTGCCGAAGTGGTCGACGGTAAACTGGAATTTGTTCTGCTCGATGAAGAACATCCTGAATTCACCGGCATGAAATTCGTCTTTAAAAAATTTGATCAGCGTGAAATAAAAAATTCATTCGGTGAAGCCGAACTACGATACGTCATTAAAACAAAAGTTAAGATCTTTGACTCCGTTATCCGCGCAGAATTCTCCCTCAGCAACCGTGGAAATTTAAAATTCCCCGTACTCCTCGGCCGCAAGATCCTCCGCCATCGCTTTATCATCGACGTGACGAAAAAAGATTTATCTTTCAATTATAAACAGGCAATTTCTCAGGGGCCATCACAGAAAGAAGAATTATGA
- the rimK gene encoding 30S ribosomal protein S6--L-glutamate ligase yields the protein MNIAILSRDPKLYSTRRLKEAGEARGHKVEIIDHMKCMLLIEKKNPMVWYNGRKLDYFDAIIPRIGASVTFYGAAVVRQFEMMKVFTAVESQALIRSRDKLRSMQILSRAGLGLPKTIFMDYSKDTEGVIEAVGGAPVVIKLLEGTQGLGVVLAENKKAAQSVIEAFHGVKARIIVQEFIKEAKGADIRAFVVNGEVIGAMRRQARDGEFRSNLHRGGHATVVKLDRQEKHAAVIAAKKMGLGVAGVDMLPSKRGPLIIEVNSSPGLEGIEGATKVDIGGKIIQYLEAHAGSNKIQKDKINA from the coding sequence ATGAACATTGCAATCCTTTCAAGAGACCCAAAGCTCTATTCCACCAGGCGTTTAAAAGAAGCCGGAGAAGCACGTGGTCATAAAGTAGAGATCATCGATCACATGAAATGCATGCTGCTGATCGAAAAGAAAAATCCAATGGTCTGGTACAACGGACGAAAGCTTGATTACTTCGATGCCATCATCCCAAGGATCGGTGCCTCCGTAACTTTTTATGGCGCCGCCGTTGTCCGCCAGTTCGAAATGATGAAGGTCTTCACTGCCGTGGAATCCCAGGCATTGATTCGTTCACGCGACAAGCTCAGAAGCATGCAGATCCTTTCGCGTGCCGGTCTCGGTCTGCCGAAAACCATCTTCATGGATTATTCAAAAGACACAGAAGGAGTAATCGAGGCAGTGGGAGGCGCGCCCGTAGTGATCAAGCTTCTGGAGGGAACCCAGGGATTGGGAGTCGTGCTGGCAGAGAACAAGAAAGCAGCACAATCCGTAATTGAGGCATTTCATGGTGTAAAGGCCCGGATTATCGTTCAGGAATTCATAAAAGAGGCTAAAGGAGCCGATATAAGGGCTTTTGTAGTCAACGGAGAGGTTATTGGCGCCATGCGCAGGCAGGCCAGAGATGGCGAATTTCGCTCAAATCTGCACCGTGGAGGCCATGCGACGGTAGTAAAGCTGGATCGCCAGGAAAAACATGCAGCGGTCATTGCCGCCAAAAAGATGGGTTTAGGCGTGGCGGGCGTAGACATGCTTCCTTCCAAACGGGGACCCCTTATTATAGAGGTGAACTCCTCTCCCGGCCTCGAGGGAATTGAAGGCGCTACCAAAGTGGATATCGGAGGAAAGATCATTCAGTATCTGGAGGCGCACGCGGGCTCCAATAAAATCCAGAAGGATAAGATCAATGCGTGA
- a CDS encoding succinylglutamate desuccinylase: MSKKEVVIAGNTIQPGEFKEININIARLPSRTQINTPIYVYRALEEGPVLALTAGMHGDEINGMEIVRRIIDSGHHKVLRGTTVCMPIINVYGFLNYSREVPDGKDVNRSFPGSKSGSLASRVAYHLTHEIIPVIDYGVDFHTGGAMRTNYPQVRCMMQEPKNVELANAFHAPFTIDSPFRPHSLRQQAAKKGKNIIVFEGGESLRMDHQAIDEGINGTLRLMKHLNMIDLAPPPKVESKLIWNSSWIRARTAGIFHPHVNAGDFINKNQMVGSITDPFGEFREEIKSQVSGYVVGLQNNPVANAGDALLHVGMDDLCKIDGSGED; this comes from the coding sequence ATGAGCAAGAAAGAGGTTGTCATTGCCGGTAATACGATACAGCCCGGTGAGTTTAAGGAAATCAATATCAATATCGCGCGGCTTCCCTCGCGAACTCAGATCAACACACCGATCTATGTCTATCGCGCATTGGAAGAAGGACCCGTACTTGCCCTGACAGCAGGGATGCATGGAGATGAGATCAATGGAATGGAAATCGTCCGGAGAATCATTGATTCGGGCCACCATAAAGTTCTTCGCGGCACCACCGTCTGCATGCCTATTATTAATGTGTATGGCTTTCTGAATTATTCACGCGAAGTGCCGGACGGAAAAGACGTGAACCGCTCCTTTCCCGGCAGCAAGTCAGGTTCGCTGGCTTCCAGGGTGGCATACCATTTAACGCATGAGATCATTCCGGTTATCGACTATGGTGTTGATTTTCATACGGGCGGAGCCATGCGCACCAATTATCCACAGGTTCGTTGCATGATGCAGGAACCAAAGAATGTTGAACTGGCCAATGCCTTTCATGCTCCCTTCACAATAGATTCACCCTTCAGGCCACATTCATTGCGGCAGCAGGCAGCAAAAAAAGGAAAGAACATCATTGTGTTTGAAGGTGGTGAATCCTTACGCATGGATCACCAGGCCATTGATGAAGGAATCAATGGAACCCTTCGTCTGATGAAACATCTTAACATGATCGACCTTGCTCCTCCACCCAAAGTTGAGAGCAAACTGATCTGGAACTCTTCCTGGATAAGAGCAAGAACAGCAGGCATCTTTCATCCGCATGTCAATGCAGGAGATTTCATTAATAAAAATCAAATGGTAGGATCGATCACAGATCCTTTCGGTGAGTTCCGTGAAGAAATAAAATCACAAGTGAGTGGTTATGTTGTCGGCTTGCAAAACAATCCTGTAGCCAATGCAGGAGATGCACTGCTTCATGTAGGCATGGATGACCTGTGCAAGATTGATGGATCAGGAGAAGATTAG
- a CDS encoding type IX secretion system membrane protein PorP/SprF produces MRRLIYPKLVYRTLPTLLLCGWMLFASHSVTAQDPQFSQFYAAPLYLNPAFAGSTQQGRVGLNYRNQWPAIDANFTTVSAYADFYIEDKNSGVGAILTRDNVGIVGLQSISFAAQYAYQLQITKDLSFRPGVQIGVVSRSINFGNLSFGDQFDPNTGEIVKGTAEALNTGQSKFFPDLSFGGLLFSKNAWLGFATHHITEPNQSILGAKDNLDMKLSIHGGYKFYFRPGSMGTGVFAKSQERSIAPVVQYRQQGKFSQADIGMYYTAEPLVIGTWYRGIPFNQVNGFANNESIVLLVGLVLKGEKDVLNIGYSYDYTISKLGPGSGGAHEFSIVYSWPTRNPRKPPKDKLIIPCPTF; encoded by the coding sequence ATGAGGCGATTGATTTACCCCAAGCTGGTGTACCGGACCCTTCCCACTCTATTATTATGCGGATGGATGCTCTTTGCCTCACATTCGGTAACTGCCCAGGATCCTCAGTTTTCACAATTTTATGCAGCACCGCTTTATCTGAATCCTGCTTTCGCCGGATCAACACAGCAAGGTCGCGTCGGATTAAATTACCGCAATCAGTGGCCGGCCATTGATGCAAACTTTACAACGGTTTCTGCTTATGCAGACTTTTATATAGAAGATAAGAACAGTGGGGTAGGTGCAATACTCACCCGGGATAACGTAGGAATTGTCGGACTGCAGTCCATCAGCTTTGCTGCGCAATATGCTTATCAGCTCCAGATCACAAAAGATCTTTCCTTCCGTCCGGGTGTTCAGATCGGCGTTGTCAGCAGGTCTATCAACTTCGGCAATCTCAGCTTCGGCGACCAGTTTGATCCCAATACAGGGGAGATCGTCAAGGGAACAGCGGAGGCATTGAATACAGGTCAAAGTAAATTCTTCCCCGACCTTTCATTCGGTGGTTTGCTTTTTTCAAAGAATGCATGGCTTGGATTTGCTACACATCATATTACTGAACCCAATCAATCTATCCTGGGAGCAAAAGATAATCTTGATATGAAGCTGTCCATTCATGGAGGTTATAAATTTTACTTCAGACCCGGTTCCATGGGCACGGGAGTTTTTGCGAAATCACAGGAGAGAAGTATTGCGCCCGTTGTCCAGTATCGTCAGCAGGGAAAATTCAGTCAGGCGGATATTGGAATGTATTATACTGCGGAACCACTCGTGATCGGAACATGGTACAGAGGTATTCCTTTTAATCAGGTTAATGGATTTGCAAACAACGAATCGATCGTCTTGCTGGTGGGACTGGTATTGAAGGGTGAGAAAGATGTTTTGAATATTGGCTATAGCTATGACTATACTATTTCAAAGCTTGGCCCCGGAAGTGGCGGCGCTCATGAGTTCAGCATTGTTTATTCATGGCCGACCCGCAATCCACGCAAGCCACCAAAAGATAAGCTGATCATTCCCTGCCCGACTTTTTGA